A portion of the Nitratidesulfovibrio termitidis HI1 genome contains these proteins:
- a CDS encoding polysaccharide biosynthesis/export family protein codes for MDIAPFSRHAAPRHAAPCRVGAAAWLPALCLLLVLVVLLGPARTSAFAAPSEAKSPASAGAALAPGADLPPFAANLFQGNFGQARSAEARELATGDRLVLRLWGDRNFDGVVMVNDAGDIEVQDLGGVPVAGLAQAQVTEAIRSKLSASGIENVQVYVSPLDGRPVSVFVTGFVMKPGRYSGAPSDSVLAFLDRAGGIDPRRGSYRTIRLLRGGAELGSFDLYPFALKGALPLVRLLDGDTIVVGEKGPAVSASGEIRNAARFEFRKGEATGARLAEMADPLATASHASIVGTRNGAPFNLYLPLREFRTLPLADGDRVEFLADTPGDTIMVEVQGAIRGASRFPLKRTARLRDVQQYIAVDADRADLTGLYIKRRSVAARQKRAIEDALRRLEESSFTATSASPEEAQIRNHEAEMISKFAEKARNVTPEGIVVVGSGGKVADIALEDGDVIVIPEKSDVVLVTGEVVMPQAIVWNGDKRLKDYVRGAGGYTNRADTGNILLVRPNGEVFRTSDTTIASGDQLLVLPRVDSKNLQTVKDMSQILYQIAVATKVVIGL; via the coding sequence ATGGATATCGCACCGTTTTCCCGTCACGCCGCGCCCCGTCATGCTGCACCCTGCCGCGTGGGGGCTGCCGCATGGCTGCCCGCCCTTTGCCTGCTGCTTGTGCTGGTCGTGCTGCTTGGCCCGGCCCGCACCTCGGCGTTCGCCGCACCGTCCGAGGCCAAGTCGCCCGCGTCCGCCGGGGCCGCCCTGGCCCCCGGAGCCGACCTGCCGCCCTTTGCCGCCAACCTGTTCCAGGGCAACTTCGGGCAGGCCCGCAGCGCCGAAGCGCGCGAATTGGCCACCGGCGACCGGCTGGTGCTGCGCCTGTGGGGCGACCGCAATTTCGACGGCGTGGTCATGGTCAACGACGCGGGCGACATCGAGGTGCAGGACCTGGGGGGCGTGCCCGTGGCGGGCCTTGCCCAGGCCCAGGTCACCGAGGCCATTCGCAGCAAGCTCAGCGCGTCGGGCATCGAGAACGTGCAGGTCTACGTCAGCCCGCTGGACGGGCGGCCCGTGTCGGTTTTCGTCACCGGATTCGTCATGAAGCCGGGCCGCTACAGCGGCGCGCCGTCCGATTCGGTGCTGGCCTTCCTGGACCGGGCGGGCGGCATCGACCCCCGGCGGGGCAGCTACCGCACCATCCGCCTGCTGCGCGGCGGGGCGGAACTGGGCAGCTTCGACCTGTATCCCTTCGCGCTCAAGGGCGCGCTGCCGCTGGTGCGCCTGCTGGATGGCGACACCATCGTGGTGGGCGAAAAGGGCCCCGCCGTGTCCGCCAGCGGCGAGATACGCAACGCCGCGCGCTTCGAATTCCGCAAGGGCGAGGCCACCGGGGCCAGGCTGGCCGAAATGGCCGACCCGCTGGCCACGGCCTCGCACGCCAGCATCGTGGGCACCCGCAACGGCGCGCCCTTCAACCTGTACCTGCCCCTGCGCGAATTCCGCACCCTGCCGCTGGCAGATGGCGACCGCGTGGAATTTCTGGCCGACACCCCCGGCGACACCATCATGGTCGAGGTACAGGGGGCCATCCGGGGGGCGTCGCGCTTTCCGCTGAAGCGCACCGCCCGCCTGCGCGACGTGCAGCAGTACATCGCCGTGGATGCCGACCGGGCCGATCTTACCGGCCTGTACATCAAGCGGCGCAGCGTGGCGGCCCGCCAGAAGCGCGCCATCGAGGACGCCCTGCGCAGGCTGGAGGAAAGCTCGTTCACGGCCACTTCGGCCAGCCCCGAAGAAGCGCAGATCCGCAACCACGAGGCGGAGATGATCTCCAAGTTCGCCGAAAAGGCCCGCAACGTGACGCCCGAGGGCATCGTGGTGGTGGGCAGCGGCGGCAAGGTGGCCGACATCGCGCTGGAGGACGGCGACGTCATCGTCATTCCCGAAAAGAGCGACGTGGTGCTGGTGACCGGCGAGGTGGTGATGCCCCAGGCCATCGTGTGGAACGGGGACAAGCGCCTGAAGGACTACGTGCGCGGCGCGGGCGGCTACACCAACCGCGCGGATACCGGCAACATCCTGCTGGTGCGACCCAACGGCGAGGTGTTCCGTACCTCGGACACCACCATCGCGTCGGGCGACCAGCTGCTGGTGCTGCCGCGCGTGGATTCCAAGAACCTGCAGACGGTCAAGGACATGTCGCAGATTCTCTACCAGATCGCGGTGGCCACCAAGGTGGTCATCGGGCTGTAG
- a CDS encoding sigma-54 interaction domain-containing protein encodes MDALESGRFLREVINTINDGFFLVGPDGRILMANPALERLTGYEAGELVGQTCAILNCDACVRSRSLGGGHWCRLFDRKDEHRKRCTLVRRDGTTITVLKNAKVLKEDGRVIAAVETITDISAVVEKDRRIEELSRLLGSDEGFAGMVGTSPAMQRVFKIIERAAESDAPVLVLGPSGTGKELAARAIHELGRRKNGAYVQLNCAALNEALLESELFGHVRGAFTGAIRDRQGRFEAAHGGDIFLDEIGDIPLPIQVKLLRVLETKRIERVGDNASREVDVRIIAATNRDLGRLVRAGRFREDLLFRINVIPIHLPPLADRREDIPLLAAHFLKGIRERDGRDVTGLTPEALRLLTAYGWPGNVRELRSALEYACVIAEGGRLGVEHLPQHIAGAGWHPECAGTGGTHGTHETGGLAGTGDRHLDLHPAQAGQAGQAGQGGQAGQGGQVGRGGHGRHGGGEGVAPRGGNPDGMPAGAFAYGGRPARHERERAELVEALRAAGGNVSEAARLLGVHRGTVRNRMLRFGIDVHRAVAG; translated from the coding sequence ATGGACGCCCTGGAATCCGGCCGCTTCCTGCGCGAGGTCATCAACACCATCAACGATGGTTTCTTTCTGGTGGGGCCGGATGGCCGCATCCTGATGGCCAACCCGGCCCTGGAGCGGCTGACCGGCTACGAGGCGGGCGAACTGGTGGGGCAGACCTGCGCCATCCTCAATTGCGATGCCTGCGTGCGCTCGCGGTCGCTGGGGGGCGGGCACTGGTGCCGCCTGTTCGACCGCAAGGATGAGCACCGCAAGCGCTGCACCCTGGTGCGGCGCGACGGGACCACCATCACCGTGCTCAAGAACGCCAAGGTGCTGAAGGAGGATGGCCGGGTCATCGCGGCGGTGGAAACCATCACCGACATTTCCGCCGTGGTGGAAAAGGACCGCCGCATCGAGGAACTTTCGCGCCTGCTGGGTTCGGACGAAGGGTTCGCGGGCATGGTGGGCACGTCGCCCGCCATGCAGCGGGTGTTCAAGATCATCGAGCGGGCGGCGGAAAGCGACGCCCCGGTGCTGGTGCTGGGCCCGTCGGGCACGGGCAAGGAACTGGCGGCGCGGGCCATCCACGAACTGGGCCGCCGCAAGAACGGGGCCTATGTGCAGCTGAACTGCGCGGCCCTGAACGAGGCGCTGCTGGAAAGCGAGTTGTTCGGCCATGTGCGCGGGGCGTTCACCGGGGCCATCCGCGACAGGCAGGGCCGGTTCGAGGCGGCCCACGGCGGCGACATCTTCCTGGACGAGATCGGCGACATCCCCCTGCCCATCCAGGTAAAGCTGCTGCGCGTGCTGGAAACCAAACGCATCGAGCGGGTGGGCGACAACGCCTCGCGCGAGGTGGACGTGCGCATCATCGCCGCCACCAACCGCGACCTGGGGCGGCTGGTGCGGGCGGGCAGGTTCCGCGAGGACCTGCTGTTCCGTATCAACGTCATTCCCATCCATCTGCCGCCGCTGGCCGACCGGCGCGAGGACATTCCCCTGCTGGCCGCCCATTTCCTGAAGGGCATCCGCGAGCGCGACGGGCGCGACGTGACCGGCCTGACGCCGGAGGCCCTGCGCCTGCTCACGGCCTACGGCTGGCCGGGCAACGTGCGCGAACTGCGCAGCGCGCTGGAATACGCCTGCGTCATCGCCGAGGGGGGGCGGCTGGGCGTGGAGCACCTGCCGCAGCACATCGCGGGGGCGGGCTGGCACCCGGAATGCGCCGGGACGGGTGGGACGCACGGGACACACGAGACAGGCGGGCTCGCGGGAACGGGCGACAGGCATCTGGACCTGCATCCGGCACAGGCCGGACAGGCCGGACAGGCCGGACAGGGCGGACAGGCTGGACAGGGCGGACAGGTCGGACGGGGCGGCCACGGACGGCATGGAGGCGGTGAGGGGGTGGCTCCACGGGGCGGGAACCCGGACGGCATGCCCGCCGGGGCGTTTGCCTACGGGGGGCGACCCGCCCGGCACGAGCGCGAGCGGGCCGAACTGGTGGAAGCCTTGCGCGCCGCCGGGGGCAATGTGTCAGAGGCGGCCCGCCTGCTGGGGGTGCACCGGGGTACGGTGCGCAACCGCATGCTGCGTTTCGGGATAGATGTGCACAGGGCGGTTGCCGGGTAG
- a CDS encoding DVU3141 family protein, with amino-acid sequence MFAIRRLRPASALALCALCVLPVLLAACGGRQQPAPQAQEQALPARPILEFMTGNPAGASAVLDDPEFGTGIRVVVEGLFTSASGEECRRATLLSQHGEAEVVIACRPAGSGDDAAWQMAPRIWGQGIARPAQ; translated from the coding sequence ATGTTCGCCATCCGCCGCCTCCGCCCCGCCTCCGCGCTGGCCTTGTGCGCCCTGTGCGTGCTGCCCGTGCTGCTCGCCGCCTGCGGGGGGCGCCAGCAGCCCGCGCCGCAGGCGCAGGAACAGGCCTTGCCCGCCAGGCCCATCCTTGAATTCATGACCGGCAATCCGGCCGGGGCCTCCGCCGTGCTGGACGACCCGGAATTCGGCACCGGCATCCGGGTGGTGGTGGAAGGGCTGTTCACCTCGGCCAGCGGAGAGGAATGCCGCCGCGCCACCCTGCTTTCGCAGCACGGCGAGGCAGAGGTGGTCATAGCCTGCCGCCCGGCGGGCAGCGGCGACGATGCCGCGTGGCAGATGGCCCCGCGCATCTGGGGGCAGGGGATAGCCCGTCCCGCGCAATAG